DNA sequence from the Mangifera indica cultivar Alphonso chromosome 18, CATAS_Mindica_2.1, whole genome shotgun sequence genome:
ATAAGGTTATTAGGTTTTTTATGGAAGAACCCAATTAATGTTTTTACCcttttagtaataaattaaaacagaCCTGGTTCCCTCCCtagacaattaattaaaaatgtgttCTCCAATGCCTGGAAAGGAAGATTTTGTTCTAAGATTCATATTCAATCTTCTCTGGGTAGGGATGTCAATGCGCTAGGCCGGGCTGGCTCTAGCGTAGCCCATCCGGCTCCTCAGTTGAGTCCGGCCCTAGACTCGCATAGTAATGGGTTTTCGGGTTGAGCCAACCcatgaatttttgaaagcccAAGCCCACTGGTTTTAATTGGGCTGGCCCATGGGCTTTAATCAGGCCGGcccatttaaatatttttttttaattttaaataaacttttaaacacaaattatttttttattattaaaacagaGAACAGTAcccaaaacattttatttacaatttctCACTTGTGATAAAGGAATATTGTGATTATatgatcaaaaatattataagtttataacattgtacaaataaattaatttacatattgtataattacaaatataaataaaaaatatatattatacaatttatctactcatcctcaacatccaaatttttgaattcatttgacattagattCATTTGGTATTGaatccatttataatattttgtaatgataaaattaaaatgaaaatgaaattataaacacaaaaaattattaattataaattcaaacaattttcgaaaaagagttgatgaaataaaatgagattaaaaatataataaaagaattgagactaagagatttataaataaaattagaaataaaaaaattgattaatttatataaaaaataaaaataattaaaaaatttaaaaaaaataattgcaaaCAAGCAGATGGTTGTGGCGGACAGAAGCCTAGCTTCTGTTCTGCCcttctttttcttataaaaaaaattatgaacagTATTAGGCTGGGCCGGGTGGCTATaagcttaatattaaaattgataaccCAGCCCAGAAGACTCATGGGCCCGACCCATGGTGTTACAATTTCGGGCCGGGCTTGAATTCCAAGCTTCAGCCCCGGCCAAAAATTGCCATGTCCATCTCTGGGACAATACAATGGCACAAACATGTTTGTTTGTGTCCTTGTGCTTCCAATTACAATGTTTTATAGCCTAATGTGTTTGAATGATGAATTTGGGCAGAAATTTTATGCTGTGTGATTTTGATATTGAgtgttaaatttttgtttttctgctTACACACCATGTATCTAATTTCTTGCTTTTTTCGGTTGTTTCATGTAAAAaagttgttttatataattcaaaatagcaatttgcttcttttatttactaaattaattTCCTTTCTCTCTCTTGATAGTTATATGGTGCTCCTCTTATTTATAAGAGAGAAATCCACTGGAACCGGACAGTTGATTTTACTCCATCCTCCTGCATTGGACAATCAACTGCTATGTGTTTAGAGCTTCCAGGCAGGGGTCATGTTCCGAAAGCTCTGAAAGATTTCTTTTTCTACAAGGAAAGTCCAGGGAAGTTCAGTCTAGAGAAAGGTTCTACTTTCTCAAACAATTCTGATCTTGTCCCATTTATAAGTCCACCCCAAGGCATCGACTTGCCATATAGGATGCTGTTCAAAATCAATTCCTTGATTCAGCACGGCTGTATTCCTGGGCCAGTACTTGATGCCAAGTTCTTTCGCTTCTTTGATCCACGCATAATGGATATAGCATTCATGGAACGTGCATTGGAGAAGCTGTTTAATCTAAAAGAATGCTGCTATGATCCTGTAAGCTGGCTCAAAGAGCAATACATAAACTATTCTAGGTCTAAGACACTTCTTGGATCGCCTGCCATTGCCTTGGATGATGGGTTAGTATACGTGCACAAGGTTTTGGTAACCCCCACTAAAATATACTGTTGTGATCCAGAAGTCAGTCTATCCAATCGTGTCTTACGCAGTTATCCTGATGACATCGATAATTTTCTTCGTGTTTCGTTTGTTGATGAGGATATGGGCAGATTGTTTTCAACAGTTTTATCTCCCAAGGCATCAGGAGGAAAGCGTACTAGAATTTATGACAGGATACTGTCAATTCTCCGAAATGGCATAGTCATCGGAGACAAGAAGTTTGAAACTCTTGCTTTCTCAAATAGTCAATTAAGAGAGAATACCTTATGGATGTTTGCATCTAGACCTGGACTTACTGCAGCAGATGTTAGAAAGAGCTTGGGTGATTTTCGTGAGCTAAAAAATGTGGCAAGATATGCAGCCAGGCTTGGTCAGTCTTTGAGCGCATCCAGAGTAGCTGTGCACGTTGGTAGGAAGGACATGGAAATCATTCCTGATGTAGAAGTCGAAAGGAAAGGAACTAAATATGTTTTCTCTGATGGGATCGGCAAAATATCTTCTGAATTAGCAGCAGAAGTGACGAAAAAATGTGGTTTCACAAGTTATACTCCATCTGCATTCCAAATACGATATGCTGGGTTCAAAGGAGTTGTAGCTGTTGATCCAAATTCTTCGGTGAAATTATCATTAAGACCCAGCATGTTAAAATACGAATCAGACAGCACTAGTCTAGACATTTTGGACAACAGCAAATATCAGCCTTCTTTTCTAAATCGCCAGTTGATCACCCTTTTGTCGACGCTTGGTATTAACGATGATGTTTTTGAAAGGAAGCAGAGAGAGGTCATAGCTCAATTAGATGCAATTTTGACAGACCCTTCAAGGGCACTTGAGGCACTTGGATTCATGTGTCCAGGGGAGAGTGCAAATGTTCTCAGGGAAATGCTTAAGTGTGATTATAGGCCAGATGAAGAACCGTTTCTCTCACTGATGCTACAGACATTCCGTGCATCAAGTCTGCAGGACTTGCGAACTAAAGCAAGGATATTTCTTCGCAATGGACGAAATATGATGGGAACTCTGGATGAGACAGGGGCATTAGAATATGGACAGGTCTTTGTGCAATATTCTCACTCTAGATCTAGTCAATTTTCGGATGATTTCTCCTTGCAGTCTTGCAGAAATGAATCAAGTCAAACTAGTGTTTGTAAAGGAAAGGTGGTGGTTGCTAAAAATCCATGTCTCCATCCAGGAGATATGCGCGTTTTAAAAGCTGTGGATGTGCCAGCTTTGCACCACATGGTTGATTGTGTGGTTTTCCCAGCAAAAGGAAAAAGGTAAGCCTGCTTTTGAAAATGTCTTATATTTCATGTTAGATGTTTACTAATACTTGTTCTGCTTTATTTTCCTGCTTGGtgagtttataaatttatgcaATGCAAGCTCAAGAAATTCTTAAATCCTATGTCTGTTATCTTGATAATTATCCatgattatcaatttaaaaactgACACTGGTTTCATTATTGATTAGACCCCATCCAGATGAATGTTCGGGAAGTGACCTTGATGGAGATAGGTATTTTGTATGTTGGGATCCTGATTTCATTCCTCCTCGTCAGTTTCGACCCATGGATTATACCCCTGGAAAAGCTAAGGTTTTGCATCGTGATGTTACGATTGAGGTATCACTCAACTTTAAGCATCATGTTCATGCATGTTAAGATTTATTTAGTCACATTCTTGAATCAACTcttgtttcatttgaatttaatttctacAAGGACAATACAATGAGATCTGTCATTGAAATTTCTTCACTGCTACCTTTTTCATATGACATTGCATTAAAGCATATATCATTTTGAATTCTGTTTCAGTATGCATCAGATTACAACTGTAATATGAGTGGTGTTTGATCAATGCTGTAGTcttttgtgttaaaatatatatatcattgtgTTGCAGGATGTTGAGGAGTATTTCGTTGACTTTATTGTCAATGACAGCTTGGGCATAATCAGTAATGCCCATGTTGTCTTCGCAGATAAAGAACCTGAGAAAGCAAGGAGTAAGCGATGTCTTCGGCTAGCCCGGCAATCCTCCATTGCTGTGGATTTTCCAAAAACTGGTGTGGCAGCCAAAATACCAAGTGAACTTCGTGTCGATAAGTATCCAGACTTCATGGATAAGGCTGAGCATATGACCTATCAATCAGAGCGTGTGATGGGAAGGCTGTATCGAGAGGTAAAAGGCATTGCACCACACGAAGCTGCTATCAAATCCTTCACAAAGGAAACAGCAATTAGGTCTTTTGATTCAGATATGGAAGTTGATGGTTTCAAGAAATACGTCAATGAAGCTCTCCATTACAAATGCGAGTACGATAGTCAGCTGAGTAATCTGATGAAGCATTTTGGCATTGAAACTGAGGCAGAAATAGTCAGTGGCTGCATCATTAAAATAGCAAAATGTTTTGATAAAAGAAGGGATTTGGATACAATTACTTCTGCCACAAGGTCCATAAGAAAAGAAACTAGGGCCTGGTTCAAGAAGTCATGTGAGTCAGGTTCTAGTAATTCTGATGGTGATGATGCATATGCAAAGGCTTCAGCATGGTATTATGTAACATACCATCATAGTTATTGGGGTCACTGCATCAAAGAAGGAATTAGCCGTGAACATTTCCTTAGCTTTCCATGGTGTATTTATGACACCCTCATTGAGatcaagaataaaaagaaaaatgagcgACTAAGAGCAGCAAGTGATGGACATTTTCTTCCATCACTAGTATGCCATTTCAGTAATGGAATGCGCttttagttggtggagcgatttgacTGGTTTCAGTACCTAAGTATCAGCATATACTTGTTCCGATATAGTAAAGCTGCTGATATGCTCAGGTGGTCTCCTTCTCCATGTCTTGGCTGGGAAATCATGCTCTCCGGTGCCAGATATCTCTGTGTTCCCTGCTGGAACAGATTGTATTTGCGTGGTTGATGCTGTTTTGCCAACCTGTTACTGTTAGATGCAAGTTGCTGCTTTGGTTGTGTAAGGGAGTATTGTTCTGTTTCTGTGGGATGGTTACTTATTGGGTGAATGATCTTTGTGTTTTCTGTTCTGCTTCTGCTTCCTTTGGGCGGTTGTTGGGTTGGCTTGTCTCTTAGTTTCCTGCTTTGCTTTGGCTGTCTTGCTCTGCTTTTGCTTGGTCTTGGGTTGCTTTGTATAGTGTTGCTGCTGTCTTGTCCCCTATTTTGCATTTGTGGAGATAGTAAGACAAGATGGGCAACTCTATGGTAGAAGTGTGTCGTTGTAATAATGTATTTTTTCAGAAGTGTGTTGTGTGTTCAAGACTGGAAACCTGTATTCAGttcatgtaataaaataaatgtttggATTGCTGCCTGATCTCTTCCAATTTGCTTTGTTTAGTGTAGCAGAGTTTATCAAAGAATAATAGCCACCCTAAGATCAATAAAACCACGTGTACATATAATGTGTTTAATTTATTACACAAACAATAACATGTAATCATgtgattatgtgattttgaattaaagataaaacaacatccaATTACATGgagacatattattatttgtgaggAAATATGCAACTAGATGGGTTTGCCTTTCGGTGCATCCATTGAAGCTTTGCATATGGAAACTGAGAGGGATGGAGTTACATATGTTTTTCCTGATGAAACTGGAAAGATATCTACTAAATTTTCTCAAATTGTAGTtaaaacaatatctttttttttttcatataaatcaaaatgatattattttagttaatttatattgaaattttttatgtttgtgtgTTTAATGAGTTGAACACTTTTAAAGCTTGAGTTCGCTTGAACTAAACTCGTTTTAGACTtgttcaaactaaactcaattcgaatctaacctagttttgagtattcaattgaatacttaaaagatatgttatcatataattgaatatcaccttatatttaattcaaaactatcaaattatataatgacacataatttatgtatctaattgGATACTCAAATCTCGATGCATATATTCATATGAATGAATAGAATGATAAATTACATTCTCATATTGATGGATGGATACTCAGGGCATCATCGAGCTGCATAATTTTACACCACAAGCAATTGAAGATGAGAGTCAATGAATTGAAGGGAAAAAATTCAAGTTCACCAAGGAACTTCAGGCAGCAAAAACTTCGAATAACAATTACCTCGCCAACTTCATCGACATCAATAGCATAAACTTTCAGATGAGTAAGATCTTTCCTGATAAGCTGAACATGAAGAACACCAGAAAGGCATAAGCAGCAAGACTTCAGGTGATTTACTGTCTCCATGCTATCCAACTTATAGGGCACTTTTTCAAAAGCCATTTCACATGCCTTCTTAACAGCCCCACACTCAATTAAACTACAGGGTACAGGCTCTTTCCCATAACATATATTCTAGTTTTTCCCTTCTTCTTTTTAgtagataattatttttatataagctATGGTTTTCCTTTCTTGAGGAGGGAGGGGTCAGAATTCACGGATAGAATGTAACCAAACCCCAGAACATCTTTGATGTCTTTCAGTAGAAAATTATTCTTAAGATCTATGAGTATCTAATTGGATAGGTATTTCAAAACCAAAAGCAGAATGATAAGAAATATGCCTCATCTTCATCAGATGAATCTACCAGAAGACTTTCAGCAGCTGAAAAATCTCCTCAGAATGATCAGTGTGAATGTTGAACTTCAAAGCTTCCAGATGACATGCACAGGAAAATACCCAATATCTATGAGGAGGTTTATGACGGAGGATCCTGTTTTCGATAGTCCCATTGCCATAAGGATCTGACaagaatataaagaaataaagagTGCTGTTGATACACAGATTACACAAACGAGGATTTATTCAAAAACAGAAACTTTCTGAAATTAAATAGTGGCACGTGTACCTTTAACATCCAGCAAACACAGTTGCTTGCACATAAAACAAATGTACAAAGTTAGACAAGTTACCATCCCtgcagtttttttttaatcatcatCTTTGTATGCATCAATGGCATAAGCTTCAAGAGACCCAATTTTGTCCCGGGACTTTGTCTTCGATCATCCATGAAGATTTGAGAGGTTTAGCATGTGCAGGCATTGCCTTAGCAGACATTAGCTGTTGCATTAGCTCTTGAAGTTCTTTCTCTAAAGCCTCCTTCGCAAGCTTCATACGGAAAAGTTCTTCTACCTAGTTTTTCACAAGAATGGGATGCGATCATAAAATGGACAGAGGCAATCGCAGGATTAAGACATTAATCACTGCTCAGCCATGTGGTCGAGCTTCATAAACTTCTTGCATGTGCTTGAGTATCATCAGTAAGTCATAAAAACATCATTAACCTTGAAGGCATTTCAACAGATTGCATCTAGCAAAGAAAAGATGATAAatctaaagagaaaaatatactGTCTGTAATGTGGTCCGGCACCGCCCATTGTTGTGTCTAATTGCAACTCAAAGCCATTGTACTGTTTGTAATGTGGAGGGTGAAGCCTCTCTTTAACACAAACTTGCAGTTTCAGAAGGGGAAAAATATATGCAAGATTCTAAAATCAAGCAACTAATTAACTGCTGTTAACATGATATCAATTTACATAAAATTAGAATGAGATCTAAACATGTAAAACAAGAACAGAAATGGAAATTACAAAGGGTTTATACATCTAATTGGCTAATGCCAAGTTCCGTCCTTCCTGTATGTTAACATAGATCAACTGCAGAGCTCATCATATATCCGTGGATCTTAGACCTGCTTGGATTTGGCAACATGTAAACACCTGATTTTCCATTGCTTGAACATGTTATATTTAGCTGGTTTCCGACTTGGCTGGACTGCAATGATCAAATTTTTACACCCATCAAACACAAAGTAAGCTAATTCCAATCAGGAGCCTAAATTTGTTAACTGTATTTTGATATATCGTCTGTGTATCTGATTagatagtaaaaaataaatgtatatagttttattatatataaaacatggtACAATATGAGATATTGACCAGAGGAAAAGAGCTGATAGTAAGCTCCCACCAAACCCAGAGATGACATAAAGCTCCCATCTTCTGCAGCCTGAACAAAGCAATAAGCACATCAAACTCTCTCCCCCAAAGACCCACAAAGTAATcaaaaaatgaactaaattaaactaaaagagCATAcattttagttcaatttctGCTAAATTCGAACACACAAGTATTTACGTAATTTAAGATGGACTGAGAAGAGGATTCTCTTCTTAAAGGGTTGGAATGAGATTCTACCTGACCGCATAACAATGCAAGAGGCAAAATTTTTTGATcagtcaaaagtttaattttgaaatatggtTAGAAGATTACCACTCAGACTGGGGCAAACTTTTCACCTTTTCCTGTGAACTTTTGCTTAGTCATGGAAGTTCTGAAtactttttttcataaaatgagaaattttaacTGCAAAGAAAATTCGTTCAAATCTCATTTAAACTAtccaatataattatttatgatattttttctttcaatttacaTATTGGGGTAATAATCTGACGGTCAAACTGTTTTCTGCTACATCAAGAAGCAGATATCAGCATGACCCGCCTCCAAATTAGAATGTTCTAAATAGCAGACCAAGTCATCCGGACAGCAATTATTCATAAAAGAACAATTGATGCGTCAAATATGAAAGAGAAGTGAAGCATTTGCTTGACCAGAAACAATATATTTACTGTTTCAAAACTACCGACAAACAAattgatttgttattttttaacttttttttttaaggtcaAACTGTTATTTCTGAAACGCTTagatataatagaaaattattattttatataaaatcaataaataataaaattattattttatttttatgttattaattttttaataaaataaaatttgattttaaataaaaaaatgttatttatactaAGGGCGGAGAAGTTTGGGCCAAACTTTGGATAGGGTTATGTGATTTACTTATTGTTAAAGGTGTTTTTTTTGTACCGAAGAATCTCACTTGAGTTGGAGTGTCTTTTTGGGATGAAACCAGTCACAACAAGTAAATCAAACCAACGTCATAATCTGTGTATtagataagtaaaaaatttaattttaaaatatcattagaaGAGATTTGAACTCATATCCTCTTACTTTATAACTAGGGCTGGATACGAAACGATCTTGTTTAGGCTCGAAACAAGCTTTGCTTGAATGAGTTCAAGTCAAGCTTGCCCTAAACGAACACAAGCAAGAACGCGAGTCTGGGTTTTAAGTAAAAAACGATCACGAGTCCAAACCCGAATATGTGCTAAGTGAGCCTAGCTTGGCACACGAGTTGAGCATGACTTgtgcaaatgaaaaaaaattaagcaagtTACATATGATATAAATCATTGtacatttgaataatttaaaatttgaaacgaGCCTGAAATATGAGTCCAAAGTTGAGTTGATAATCGAATCGAGACAAATATCTCATGCAAACTTAAGCTGTGCACATGCATCCAAGTTAATGGTCGATCACgaacaataaaaatatcaaataagcAGAATATAAACACGCAATTGAATGAATTCAAACTAGACTCAAACCTCAACCAATccaaaatgaattgaaaatgaGCCAACCTCTCTTTGAGCTTGGCTTGCCTAGTATCCAGCCCATCTTATAACCCCTGCATTTAAGTTCTACGATATTTCAGTAggattaatttctatttttcctAACGGCAGAGCACTGtacataaataatttgattggaAGCTAAATTACTGTGCCGGCAATTTTGAAGGTTCGCGATTTGGCGTGGTTCGCTACGCGTATTTACCACGAAAGAAGCCGACTTGGATTTTACTACGGCGGCTAATACCACGCTCTTCTACAAACGCGTGAAAAGACATACATCTAGAAAGCAAC
Encoded proteins:
- the LOC123201500 gene encoding probable RNA-dependent RNA polymerase 1, with translation MAKTISLFGFTSIKPAIEIKEFVEGYTGEGTVYDVKEVAQIKGSRAYAIVEFTTMEAAERILSKAAERSIWDGNSFLKARYVDHDRNSPEEKTPQHRIDNARLNFGCQISEEKFHVLWSQENVSVKFDSDLRNFSCFLSYDSVDYKLNVPHETIWQIQLQRPHGQSVKFLVIQLYGAPLIYKREIHWNRTVDFTPSSCIGQSTAMCLELPGRGHVPKALKDFFFYKESPGKFSLEKGSTFSNNSDLVPFISPPQGIDLPYRMLFKINSLIQHGCIPGPVLDAKFFRFFDPRIMDIAFMERALEKLFNLKECCYDPVSWLKEQYINYSRSKTLLGSPAIALDDGLVYVHKVLVTPTKIYCCDPEVSLSNRVLRSYPDDIDNFLRVSFVDEDMGRLFSTVLSPKASGGKRTRIYDRILSILRNGIVIGDKKFETLAFSNSQLRENTLWMFASRPGLTAADVRKSLGDFRELKNVARYAARLGQSLSASRVAVHVGRKDMEIIPDVEVERKGTKYVFSDGIGKISSELAAEVTKKCGFTSYTPSAFQIRYAGFKGVVAVDPNSSVKLSLRPSMLKYESDSTSLDILDNSKYQPSFLNRQLITLLSTLGINDDVFERKQREVIAQLDAILTDPSRALEALGFMCPGESANVLREMLKCDYRPDEEPFLSLMLQTFRASSLQDLRTKARIFLRNGRNMMGTLDETGALEYGQVFVQYSHSRSSQFSDDFSLQSCRNESSQTSVCKGKVVVAKNPCLHPGDMRVLKAVDVPALHHMVDCVVFPAKGKRPHPDECSGSDLDGDRYFVCWDPDFIPPRQFRPMDYTPGKAKVLHRDVTIEDVEEYFVDFIVNDSLGIISNAHVVFADKEPEKARSKRCLRLARQSSIAVDFPKTGVAAKIPSELRVDKYPDFMDKAEHMTYQSERVMGRLYREVKGIAPHEAAIKSFTKETAIRSFDSDMEVDGFKKYVNEALHYKCEYDSQLSNLMKHFGIETEAEIVSGCIIKIAKCFDKRRDLDTITSATRSIRKETRAWFKKSCESGSSNSDGDDAYAKASAWYYVTYHHSYWGHCIKEGISREHFLSFPWCIYDTLIEIKNKKKNERLRAASDGHFLPSLVCHFSNGMRF